A segment of the Nitrospina gracilis 3/211 genome:
ATGATGGTGGACGTGAAGAAAACCATCAAACAGCATGCCCGCACCGGCCGGCCGGTGCTCATCCAGGGAGAAACAGGAACCGGAAAGGAATTCATCGCACAGGCGATTCACCAGCAGAGCCGGAAGAACAACATGCCGTTCGTGAAACTCCATTGCGGACTGCGCCCGACGAACCAGATCAAATCGGAACTTTTCGCCCAGGAAAGCACCGGCAAGACGAAGGGACGCAAGCGGCTCCCGTCGCGGTCGCATCCGTCGCGCCGCCGCGTGGTGTACCTCAAGAATGTCGATACGTTGGCCGCACCGGTGCAGGAACGCCTGGCCGAATGCCTGAACCCGGAAGCCCCCGCGGACGTCTCTGCGTACCTCCTGCCTTCACGCATCTTTGCCTCTACCAATCGCGACCTGGAGGACTTGGTGGAAAAGGGAGAGTTCAACGCGGATCTTTACGAATTCCTCAAAGAACAAACCGTGTACATCCCTCCACTCAAGGAACACGCGGCGATGATTCCCTCTCTCGTCACCCGGTTCTTTGAAGAACAGGCGGAACGCACCGACCTGCCCGCACACCAGGTTTCTCCGGACGCGATGGACGTGCTCAGCCGTTACGACTGGCCGGAAAATTTGAAGGAAATGCGTCTGGTGCTGGAGCAACTTGGGCGCAAGGTGCACCCGGAAGACGAAATCACGGTCAATCACCTGCCTCCCGCCATCCGGGCCATGCAAACGGGTGCGGCCACCGCCGCTACCAACGGCAACGGCAAGGGGCAACTCAAACAGAAAACGCTGAAACGCAGTGTGGTGTTGTGCGGCAGTGGATTGCATTCCGGAATCAAAACCGGGCTCATCATGCAACCCCTTCCTCCGGGAAGTGGCATCATCTTCGGCGACATCTCCAGTGGGGCCACCATCCCGGCTCGTCTGGAAAACGTGCAGTCCACGGAATATGCCACCATCCTGCGCCGCGGCACGGCGTCGGTATCCACCATCGAGCACATCATGGCCGTCCTGCACATGTACCGCATCAACAACCTGCTCATCAAGATCGGCGACGAAGCGCCGGTGATGGACGGATCGGCCAAGGATTTCTGCCAGCTCGTTGAAGACGGGGAGTACGAGGACCAGGAGGATTATTACGAAGAACTGGTGATCAAGGAAAAGCTCAGCTTCGGCGACGACCCGAACAAGGCGCACATCAGCATCGAGCCCTACGACGGGTTCAAGGTCTCCTACCACATGGAGTATCCGGAACCGATCGGCGTGATGGATCACGTATTCGATTTCTCCAGCCCGGACCAGTTCAAAAAGGAAATCGCCCCGGCGCGCACCTTCGGTTTCATGAAGGACGTGGCCATGCTTATGAAAATGGGTTTCGCTGCGGGTGGAAACCTGGACAACTTCATCCTGCTCGACGAAAAGAAAGTCCTCAACACCGAACTGCGTTACGAAAACGAATTCGCCCGCCACAAGATTCTGGACATTCTCGGCGACTTCTACCTGCTCGGCAAACCGGTGAGGGGCCACATCAGGGCGCACAAATCCGGGCACACCCAGAACATCGGCCTGCTCAAACAAATCCAGGCAGCTTATTGCTGAGGTCGACGCAGTCCGTTGATTCCTGCTTTCCTCCGGTGGTAATCTGGTCGCAGTAACCTTGGAACCAACCGGCTGACCGCCAATTCCTTGCTGGAATTTCATGAACTCAAAGGCTTTCAAACTGGGAGTGCTCGCCTCCGGGCGCGGCACCAACCTGCAGGCCATCATCGACCACATCGAAAACGGACGGCTGACCGCCGAAATCGCCGTCATCCTGAGCGACCGAAAAAACGCGCAGGCATTGGAGCGAGGGCGAAAGCACGGCATCGAAGCACAGTTTGTCGACCCCAAAGCCTTTGCCGACAAGCGGGCGTACAATGCGGAACTGGTAAGAATCCTTCAAGCCAAGACGGTCGATCTCGTCTGCCTCGCCGGGTACATGCGCATCGTGCGGGAGCCGTTTTTCGAATCGTTTCCGAACCGCATCATCAACATCCATCCTTCCCTTCTTCCGGCGTTTCCGGGTCTCGACGTGCAGCAGAAGGCCATCGATTATGGCGTCCGGTTTTCCGGATGCACGGTGCACTACGTGAATGAGGAAGTCGATGGCGGGCCCATCATCATGCAGGCGGTGGTGCCGGTGGAAGACGGCGACACGGCGGAAACCCTGTCGGCGCGCATCCTGGAGAAGGAACACGAGATATACCCAAGAGCCATCCAACAGATCGTGGACAACCGACTGCGCATCGAAAACCGCCGGGTGGTCCACGCAAAGAGTCCCGAAAGGCAACCATGAAACGCATCGTTCAAATCACCGCAGGCATCGCCCTGCTGTTCTTTTTCGCCGCCCCTGTGCTTGCGGAATCGAAACAGGACATCATCGCCGCCATCCAGAAGAAGTACGACGCGACGCAGTCCTTCAAGGCGCGATTCGTGCAGAAGTCCTACCTGAAGGTGATGGACCAGACTCAGGAGGCAAAAGGCGAGGTGTTCATCAAAAAGCCCGGCCGGATGAAATGGACCTACAACGCGCCGGATCCGCAGGTGCTCATCAGCAACAACAAACTGCTGTGGCTGTACCTGCCTGAAGAGTCGCAGGTGACACGCATGAAGGTGGACAGCATCTATTCCTCGAACACCCCCGCCCTCTTCCTGTCCGGAGAAGGCAAGCTCACCGAATCGTTCAATGTGGGCAAAATTCAACGTGAGGACGGCAACCTGGTGGTGGAATTGATTCCCAAAACCGAAGAACAGGGCCTGGACCGTCTGGTGCTTTTGGCCGACCGGAATAATTTCCAAATCATCGGGTCCAGTGTGTATGATAAATTAGGGAACCGGACACAGATGATGTTTGAAGATATCGAAAACAACCCCGGCATTTCCGATTCCCAGTTTCAGTTCCAGGTGCCTCCGGGCGTGGAATTGATCGACCTTGCCGCTCAACCCTGAAACGCCTGACATGTTTGACGTCGCCGCAATCTCCCTGGATTCCATCGCCGCCTTTGGCATCGACATGTTCGTGTTCCTGCTGGGCCTGGCCGCCCTGATATTCGTTCACGAACTCGGTCATTTCCTGATCGCGCGCAAGTGCGGAGTGATTGTTGAAAAATTCTCGCTCGGCTTCGGGCCGAAAATCGTCGGTTTCAAACAGGGCGGCACGGAATACCTCATCGCCGCCATCCCGCTGGGCGGCTACGTAAAGATGAAGGGCGAAGACCCCGGCGAAGAACTGGGGGACACCACGGGTTCGTTTTCCCACGCCAACGTGTACCACCGCATCGCCATTGCCTTCGGCGGCCCCCTGTTCAACATCCTGTTTGCCATCCTGATTTACGTCATCGTGTTCATGAACGGCGTGCCCACGCTGGGCACCACCGTCGGCATGGTGCGGGACGACTCCCCGGCGTTGGCGGCAGGCATCGAGACCGGCGACCGCATCGTCGAGGTCAATGGACAGGAAATCCGGTTCTGGGACCAACTGCTGCAAATCGTGCACGACGCACCGGGGGAACCCATGCAGTTCGTGGTGGAAAAGGATGGCAAGTCTCTGGTTGAAAAAACCATCACTCCGGTTTCGGAAGAGATAGTCAATTTGTGGGGCGAGAAGGAAACCGTCGGCCTCATCGGTATCACGCCGCTGGTCAGGCGCATCGCCGACGTGGAGGAAGGATCGGCCGCGGACAAAGCAGGCATCCAGAAAGGCGACGTCCTGCTGGAGATCAATAACACGCCCATTCGGGGCTGGCAGGACCTCAAGACCGCCGCTATGGATCATCCGGGCAAGCAACTCGATGTCACCGTGCTCCGTGAAGACGGCATGACTTACGATCTCAAGCTGACGCCCAAGCCGGAGAAGATGAAAGACGAAACCGGCAAGGACATCACCATAGGTCAATTGGGTGTCGCCCTGCAGGGCGAGATGGAAGTCGAACAGTACGGCATCATCGGATCCATGTGGCGGTCGGTGGAAGAGACTTGGAAGCTCACCTACCTCATCGCCGTCAGCGTGAAGAAGATGATCTTTGGATCGGTGTCTGCTGAAAACATCGGCGGGCCCATCATGATATTCCAGTTTTACGGCCAGCAGGCAGAACAGGGATTCAACCAGATCATAAGGCTCACCGCGCTTCTCAGCATCAATCTCGGCCTGATCAACCTGTTCCCGATCCCCATTCTCGACGGCGGCCACATCATGTTTTTCCTGATCGAGATCCTCAAGGGCAAGCCGGTCAGCGAAAGAAGCCGCGAACGCGCGGCGCAGGTGGGCCTGTTCATGATCCTGTTCCTCATGATCTTCGCGTTCTACAACGACATCATGCGCATCATGAAATGATAGGGAGCCCGCTGCGCCCATGCCGCAAGACGGACCCGACACCCTCACGCGACAACGCCTGGACGATTTACACGCCGTTGCGCAGAAACTGAACATCGAAATCCAATGCACCCGGCTCGACGAGACCGAATATCCCGTCGCCAGCGGCCACTGCAAAGTCCACGGCCGGGACCTGATTGTGCTGGACAAAACGCTGAGTCCGGTTCAACATATTGAAATCATTCTGAACGTGTTGAAATCGTTCGATCTGGAAACCATTTACGTTCCGGGCTGGATCCGCGAAAAGCTGGGCGGCCCGGATCAGGAATTCCCATCGCCATGACCCTTTTGAACAAAACCCTGCCGGAAGAACGGCGAGGCAAACTGAAGCACATGCTCGCACAGGGCCAGCTGGTCCGCGCCATCGAAGCCCACA
Coding sequences within it:
- the lpxC gene encoding UDP-3-O-acyl-N-acetylglucosamine deacetylase, whose translation is MANKERVLIVDDEKNIVSSLQEILSDEGYEIATAEDGLDALEMVQNDPPDLILLDIWIPGMDGIEVLRTLKTYYPEIEVLVMSGHGTIDTAVNATKLGAFDFIEKPFSLNQIVQSVGKALAQKTSKNGINGHAPQKHELPHCFQMMVDVKKTIKQHARTGRPVLIQGETGTGKEFIAQAIHQQSRKNNMPFVKLHCGLRPTNQIKSELFAQESTGKTKGRKRLPSRSHPSRRRVVYLKNVDTLAAPVQERLAECLNPEAPADVSAYLLPSRIFASTNRDLEDLVEKGEFNADLYEFLKEQTVYIPPLKEHAAMIPSLVTRFFEEQAERTDLPAHQVSPDAMDVLSRYDWPENLKEMRLVLEQLGRKVHPEDEITVNHLPPAIRAMQTGAATAATNGNGKGQLKQKTLKRSVVLCGSGLHSGIKTGLIMQPLPPGSGIIFGDISSGATIPARLENVQSTEYATILRRGTASVSTIEHIMAVLHMYRINNLLIKIGDEAPVMDGSAKDFCQLVEDGEYEDQEDYYEELVIKEKLSFGDDPNKAHISIEPYDGFKVSYHMEYPEPIGVMDHVFDFSSPDQFKKEIAPARTFGFMKDVAMLMKMGFAAGGNLDNFILLDEKKVLNTELRYENEFARHKILDILGDFYLLGKPVRGHIRAHKSGHTQNIGLLKQIQAAYC
- the purN gene encoding phosphoribosylglycinamide formyltransferase — its product is MNSKAFKLGVLASGRGTNLQAIIDHIENGRLTAEIAVILSDRKNAQALERGRKHGIEAQFVDPKAFADKRAYNAELVRILQAKTVDLVCLAGYMRIVREPFFESFPNRIINIHPSLLPAFPGLDVQQKAIDYGVRFSGCTVHYVNEEVDGGPIIMQAVVPVEDGDTAETLSARILEKEHEIYPRAIQQIVDNRLRIENRRVVHAKSPERQP
- the lolA gene encoding outer membrane lipoprotein chaperone LolA, with translation MKRIVQITAGIALLFFFAAPVLAESKQDIIAAIQKKYDATQSFKARFVQKSYLKVMDQTQEAKGEVFIKKPGRMKWTYNAPDPQVLISNNKLLWLYLPEESQVTRMKVDSIYSSNTPALFLSGEGKLTESFNVGKIQREDGNLVVELIPKTEEQGLDRLVLLADRNNFQIIGSSVYDKLGNRTQMMFEDIENNPGISDSQFQFQVPPGVELIDLAAQP
- the rseP gene encoding RIP metalloprotease RseP, whose amino-acid sequence is MFDVAAISLDSIAAFGIDMFVFLLGLAALIFVHELGHFLIARKCGVIVEKFSLGFGPKIVGFKQGGTEYLIAAIPLGGYVKMKGEDPGEELGDTTGSFSHANVYHRIAIAFGGPLFNILFAILIYVIVFMNGVPTLGTTVGMVRDDSPALAAGIETGDRIVEVNGQEIRFWDQLLQIVHDAPGEPMQFVVEKDGKSLVEKTITPVSEEIVNLWGEKETVGLIGITPLVRRIADVEEGSAADKAGIQKGDVLLEINNTPIRGWQDLKTAAMDHPGKQLDVTVLREDGMTYDLKLTPKPEKMKDETGKDITIGQLGVALQGEMEVEQYGIIGSMWRSVEETWKLTYLIAVSVKKMIFGSVSAENIGGPIMIFQFYGQQAEQGFNQIIRLTALLSINLGLINLFPIPILDGGHIMFFLIEILKGKPVSERSRERAAQVGLFMILFLMIFAFYNDIMRIMK